The Nyctibius grandis isolate bNycGra1 unplaced genomic scaffold, bNycGra1.pri scaffold_59_arrow_ctg1, whole genome shotgun sequence genome contains the following window.
AAAGAATAAAAGTAGCATCTTAAATTAGTACCTTTAATCAAAATTACAGCTGtgattaaataaaacttttactCCTTTCCATACATCCTGTGGTCAGAGTGTTCCTGGCAAAGAACCTGGTTTGCTCAGTGAGAGCAGATGCCATTTTCTCAGGCCTGTGGCTCATCAGGTGGACTTTCTTCCAGATGAGACAGCCAGGTGGGAGGCAAGAGCAGGAAAGAAGCTTGTCTCCATTGCCACCACGCACAATGGCCTGAGTGCAACTTGTGCAGCCCAGTTTCGGAAGCAGTGAGCTGACGCAGCCCACTGAGGGCTTCGTTGGCAAGTGAATTAGTTGGGAACAGAGGGGTCCAGCTGTCGGGTAAACACCACGCAGCTGAGAGTTGACAAACAGAAATGGGATGGGATAGCCTGGGCATGGGTTCCTGGGGTCATTACTGATGTCTTTGGGTATCTGCAATctctgcagggagcagagaaaCATACCAAAAGCATTCAGTGTCCAAAGAAAGGACATAAACTGTGCTGGCAGAAGagttccttctcttccttgaCCATCACCAACAGGATGAGGAGTGCATATGTCCAGCTTGGACTTGGACCCCCAGCATTTACATTTCAGTGTGAGGCTCCCAAGATAAACTCTGAGTCATCTCTTGTCTGTAGGAGCAACAGCACAAATGTCTGTGTCCACTGGgcctccctctcctgcctttccagccagggcagaggcagaggagaTGGTTCTCCTGAGCCACATGTCCAACAGGACTGGCAGGAGTCATGCCCACTTCCTCCCCTTGGCTAGTAAAGAGCGAGGGAGGCCCCTGTGCACCCCCTGTGCTGGAGAGAGGAATCCTGTCTGGAAGGACATACCaactgctctgctgccttcagctctcAACAAGCCAGGCCCCTCCGCCTCTGAAGGTCTGAGGGTTTCTAGTTCTGTGTGAGTTGATGAAGATGCAGTCATCTGCAGGGAAGTGAGGTGAGTGACTTTTGTGGGAACTTTCCTGTCCTGCTCACCAAATTCAGAGTTGTCCCTGGTTCAGTTGCCCTGCCTCAGTTTGCATCATCTTTCCAGGACGTCATCACTGCCTGGAGCTGTTGACACAGTCCCCACAACCTCAGAGCTTCCACCCCACCAGGGAGTCAATTATATTGTTTTTACTCTCTGCAAATCCTCAAGGGGACACGCTGCTGCAGGAACCTTCAGAGACTCGTTTGTGCCATAAACCCTGGGACACTTCAGAGAGCAGGGAGCCTTGAGGTGCTTCTGGAGACTCACCTTAAGAGCTGCTGGGACAATGGCAGAGGAACACAAGCCACTGACTCAGGGTTTGCAGTGAGGTTTGAGAAGTGAAGAAATGGTAGGGAAGAGGCAGAAGGTGAGACCCCGACTTTGGGCTTCATTGCATGATCCATCAGAGCAGATGTCCCTGCTTCATGGTGAGGACTGCAGGTTTGTGCTGGGTGTGCTGAAGGGTGTGTGAAGGCTGGGTGTAATTAGTTAGTCTGATGGGTCTTTGAACAGAAGAAATCAGAGCAGAGGCCTGAGTCTCAGCCTCCTCCTTTCCTGCATTTCTTctaaccccagctccctccttctccacacATCCCCGAGCCCCTGGCACTGCACTGTGAGATCCAAGGGACAGCCCGGGGACACTCTCCCAGCTCGGCTGGGTGGGTGAAGCATTTGGGCAGGCTGTGTGGGGCCCGACTACCTGTGACTTTCACATCATCACTCACAGGGCtatttcacttttctcttgTTCTGGTTCTCGTCGTTGTTGCTGTTGTTAGTTTTCTCAGTCTCTGGGCATTATGATCATGTCGGTTTTGTTCTGCACCTCTCAGCTTTCTCACTCCCGTGCAGTGGAGAGGGCTGGGGTATCGGTCATTCTGAGTAGCTTTTGGCAAACTCTCAGAACGGTTCCTGTGATTATCTCCGCTGGCAGAAATGCATTCCAGCCCAAGAGGTGGCTGTGAGACCCTTGGAGGGAACTGCTCTTGCGGAGAGCTGTGTGTCTCGGGCATGAGCTTTCTCCAATCATGTGCTGCAGCAAGTCCCTGGAATTGCCCATGCCCCTGACCCTGACCCTGTCCCACCTCACACCCAGGCACCCTGAGGACACCCTGCTCAGTGTCCCACTTTCTCAGGGAGCCCCAGGAGCGCAGCTGGCCATGCTGaggtcctgctgctgggctgggattTGCAGGCAGGGAGACCAAAGCCCTCAGGAACCATTGCTGAGGAGGGAAAAAGATGAAGCAAATGGTTCAGCCCAGCAGCTCTcattcacagaataacagagaaGCTGGGCTTGGAAGCCACCTCAGGATTTCATCTGGTCCAAGCCCTCCTAAAACAGGGTCAGCCAGAGCAGGTGGCTCAGGACCATGCCCAGTTGAGTTTTAATATCCACAAGGATGGAGCCTtgcctccctgggcaacctgttgcagaGTTTGATCCCCTGGATTTTAACTGcaatttcctgtatttccatGTGTCCTTTCTTCatggcaccactgaaaagagcctggatttgtcttctttctccctcccatcCTTCCTCCCTGCACAACCTCTCCCATGTGGCTTGGTTGGCTCCCAGTTACCCCTtccctatcttttttttcatcacttctgtgtcactttttatttacattttgacCCACAATGTTGTTTTTAGCATCTCCCTGGCAGTCCCACAGCACAGTTCCTTGTTCATCTGAGCCAGTAACTCCTGATCTGCCCTTTCTCAATGGAAGAAATGGGCCTGTgtggtggtggggaagaagTGGAGTGGGAATCTGTTCCTCCTCATGTGAGTGtttcagtgtcctggtttggcctaaaccagaccaattttcctttcagtgagttttcctttcagccaaGTCTCTTCTacgtaactgcactttctgaaactcactgcatgttttgcagacagtctctgcttccaggactgctGACGCTCGAAGTTTATACTGAGGTACCAGTAGGAATGTTACACAGAAAGGCCCTTGCTGTACTTATtgttagagaaaccaaggtcactgctaaattcctccctgcttacgagtgaagagccaaaggggggtcgcacctgcagggaggagcggacagggcaggtgacccagaattgaccaacgaagggattccatcccatacacgtcattctcagtatagagcagggggatcatgagggtctcgccccttctgctatggccagcgtccgaagaggactctgtccattttcttgCTGTCCCCAATCcagatctgtgcatccctgcaCCCAGTTCCCGTCCGTTGCTGGGCCCtgtctgggccttcccggagcctgccctgcagtgccggtggtgacgtgaccgacatcgggggagcttgatcttggttttgtatatatttgtatgtatttgattatttccattattattattatactcttttccattattatagtttattaaaactgttttaactttccaaccagtaagtctctctccattttctctttcctttccccttctgggggggTCGGGGTGTCAACAGTGAGCGTCTaccactggtttaatagccagcccagctttaaaccgtgacattcaGAGAGCTCTGGCCACTCACCCTGCCAGCAAGGGCTTTGGAGGAAAGGTGGTGTCTGCCATGACATTTCACacaatgaggttttttttggagaTTGGGGTTTGTTTCCTCAGGCACATTTTGTCTTTCCTGAGAGCAGAAGGATGTTGATCCTCAACACCTATAACATGTCTTCCTGGGCATACCCACAGGCACATGAACGTTGTCTGTTTCTGTGTGAGCAAATGCACATCATGGATTTTATTCCCCAGTGAGAAAGAAGAACTTATGTTGGGCAGCTTGCCTCTAGAGTCTGCAGTGGGTCTGCTGGGGTGAGTGTTCTTTAACCATCgggaagaacattttttctgatttctggaAGCAGGAAACACATAACAGTGATGTGAAGAGAATAGTGtcctacacaaaaaaaatgtcaaaggtaaatgctgaaatgtgtttctttctcGCAGCCcctgaggaaataaaatattgcatgGCCGAAGGGGAAAGGGACAATGGGACATCATCCATGGATTTTGTGCTGCTGGGAATACATGACGTCCCCACACTCCAGAAcctgctctttctcctcttgctcATGATCTACTCAGCCACTGTGCTTGGGAACAGCCTCATCACTTTGCTGGTGGTGGCAGATCAGCATCTgcacacccccatgtacttcttcctggGCAATCTGTCCTCCTTGGAGACCTGCTACAGCTCCACCATCCTGCCCAGGCTGCTGGCCAGCTTCCTGACCGGGgacagcagcatctctgcacaCAGCTGCATGGCTCAGTTCTACTTCTTTGGTTCCTTTTTGGCTACCGAGTGTTACCTGCTGGCAGCCATGTCCTATGATCGGTACTTGGCCATATGCCAGCCCCTGCTCTATGCAAGCCTCATGACCTGGAAGGTCTCTTTACACCTGGCAGCTGCATCTTGGCTAGGGGGTTcactgctgctggtggtggtcaCAGTCCTCTTATCCCAGTTGCAGTTCTGTGGCCCCAAGGCAATTGACCACTTCTGCTGTGATTTTACCCCATTGCTGGAGCTTGCCTGCAGTGACACCAGAGCAGTCACATTGGTTTCTTTCATATTTGGCACTTTGGATGTAgttttccccttcctgctcATACTGGTCTCCTATGTGTGCATCATAGCCACCATCCTGAGGATCCCAtccagcacaggcaggcagAAGACCTTCTCCACTTGCTCCTCTCACCTCACTCTCGTCACCATTTTCTACGGAACCCTCTTTGTTGTCTACATGCTGCCTAGAAGAGCCCCGCTGAGGCAGCTCAACAAAGTGTTCTCCTTTTTCTACACCATCCTCACGCCCCTGCTCAATCCCCTCATCTACAGCCTGCGGAACAGGGAGGTCAGGGAGGCACTCGGGAAAATGATCAGGAAAGTCCTGGCCTGCACCCAGACCTCATGCTAATTGGTGAGACAGACAGAAGACTCTTCTAGCTCCTTTGAAAGCTCTGGATACCAGCTGGCTCTTCAGAATTGCATTCCACTGAGACTGCTTGGGGAGTGGcaaggggaagaaagcaaaaggtcCTTGGACAGAAATAGCATTGCTTAAAAATCAATGTTGAAAATGTCAtgggtttgctttttccttgatAATAAACACCTTGGTGGTCCTATGCGTGGGAACTGTTGAAGTgtcaaggtttttcttttctggcagaGATGAGAAAAGATATTTGGCCTAATATGTGAACATTTTCCAAGGGCCACCATGAGGGCCTCTTTCTCACTGTGGGTTCCCAGGATGGGAGTCGTCTCCCCCTGTGGTGCACATTTCAAGAGCATGAAGCTCATGTGTCAGCCACTAATGAAGGTCTACTTTCACTGCACTGCCAAGGAAAAATGGGCCATTTCTATTGCGTGGCTCATGTAGGTTACAGCCATGTactcctctcccctccactGGCCAGGCCCTGTTGCAGGCAAGCCTCAGGAACCAGCTGGGgatgcagcagctgagcagctgaGTAGCAAGcctttgcttctcctgctgcaagGGGAGGTGGAGAGGCTGGAGTGACACAAGCAGTTCCTTTTTCTGAGGGCTGAAACAAGACCATCACCTGGATCTCACTCCCCTcacctttctctcccctgttcCTGGAGAAATGAGCAAggccctgctccagctgtgctCCTCTGGCTCCAGCTCAagctcctcttctctcttcaccCTACATTTTGGACAGAGACTGCAACACCCGCTCCATTGCCCCAGTCCCTTCATCCTTGGAGGATCAGGctttcctccccagccctccttcccCACTAGAAAGCTTTGACCCagtgtactgggtctggctgagaTGAAGTTCATTCTCTTCATGGCAGCCCATAAGGTACTGTGCTTTGGATTAGTGACAAAAACAGTGCTGAGAACACACCAGTGatgttgctgttgctgaaaggtgtctgcacagcatcaaggccttctGTGTTTCTCACTCTGTCCCCCAGCGAGAAGGCTGGGGGCTTACAAGATGTGAGGAGGGTACACAACCTGGAAAAGTGACAGGAACTGACCAAGCAGATCCTCCATGCCATATAGCATCacgctcagcaataaaaatggaGGGGAGGGGTTTTTTGAGTGGGGACTGCCTGGGCGTGGGTGCTCTTGTGGaaggtggtgagtgattgcctttgcatcacatTATTTtgggtttaggtttttttttctttcttccttcttcctctttccttcccttattaaactatttttaccTTGACACATGACTTTCCCCACTTTTACTCTTCGTATTCTCTACCCCTATCCCACTGAATTGGGGAGCGAGTAAGGAAAGGAGCAGCTGTGTGAGGCTTCACTGACCACCAGGGTCAACCCACTTTACCCAGTTCATCCAGGGCTCAGGGCAGGGATGGCCACTGTGACCTGGTTCTCCTCAGATCTCAACTTTTTCAGTGATCTGTGCTATGGGAGCCAGTATGTTGGTGGTCTTTGCCttcagggcacactgctgactcctcTTCAGCTTCCTCACCAGTACATgtgtcttttctcctcttctccctgtgACTATGGGGACAAGCTCACAGTAGAACTGGGTCTATTAGACACAAATGCTGattttaaatcatagaatcatagaatggtttgggctggaagggaccttaaagatcatgtacttccaacccccctgccacgggcagggacaccttccactagaccaggttgctcccagccccatccaaccttgccttgaacactgccagggagggggcagccacagcttctctgggcaacctgttccagtgtctcaccaccctcacaggaaataatttcttcctaatatctaatctaaatctcccctctttcagtttacaactgttacccctcgtgctgtcactccatgcccttgaaaaaagcccctctcctgctttcctgtagggccTCTTCAGATACTGGAtggctgctagaaggtctcccaggggccttctcttctgcaggctgaacaaccccaactctctcagactgTCCTCACAGGAgtggtgctccagccctctgatcctcttcatggccctcctctggactcgctccaacagctccatgtcctccttatgttgggtgccccagagctgaatgcagtactgctggtgggggtctcacaagagtggagcagaggggcagaatcccctccctcgacctgctggccacgctgctggtgatgcagcccaggatacggttggccttctgggctgcaagcacacactgccggctcatggtgagcttctcgtcacccatcactCCCacgtccttctcctcagggctgctctcaatccattctccgcccagcctgtatttgtgcttgggattgccccgacccatgtgcaggaccttgcacttggccttgtagaacttcatgcggttggcacgggcccacttctcaagcctgtcaaggtccctgtGGACGGACTTCTTGGTGTCCTGGGGCTGTGGAGATGCTGCATGAGCTCCCCATTATCTCTTTCGGCTGCCACAGGTATGTCAGGGCTGATGGCAAATGTTGTTCCCTCTGCAAAGGAGTCTGGAGGGGTGAGGAGAGGTCGGGGATTCTCCATGTGCCCTGGGGAGGACTGTTCTGGGGTGACATTTCACCACCCCTGAATGCACCCTGGTTCATGTAGGGTTTGAGGCCAtgtggggcagaggggctctGCTGATCCAGCTTAGGAGCTCTTCTCTTCTCATCCCACTGTCCACAGCTCTGGCCAGTGTCAGCCCACAGACACTGCCACAGTCCCTCTGTATTGGGCGATGAGGTTTCTCTGTGTGCCCTTCTCTGAGCCCATGCAGTTACCCACAGTGCCTGTCTCTGCTTTGAGCACTCGCCACAACCTTCCTGCATGGGCCCAGGAGATGCTGCCCAGGCTGTCTTGGAGATGGGCTGTGATGGTCTCCTGCCCACAGCATGTGCTGAGTGCCAGCCCAGGAATGCTTCCTGCAGAAGAGCTCACTCTGTGCTGGGGGCACGCATGAGCCCTGCAGCATGTCCTCACACTGTGATTATTTTTGGTGCAAAGGGGAACCATTGGATCCCAAAGTAATTTCTGCTGGGTGGGAGCTGTGCGCATTGCAGAGACGCTCATAcatagaaacagtatttttaaaaggaaaaataatgtattgTCTCTAATGACTTCAGTGCAGTGGGGGAGCATGCAGGCACAGCTCTGATACCCAGCTCCATCACCATGATGACCAAAGAAGAAACCAGTTTCATCCTGACACTCACACCTGATGTGCCTTCTATAATTGGTCTCTACTCCAAGCTCGTTCTCAGACAACTCAAGCTAGGTCAGGGGCTCTGGGCCTTGTCTCAACAAATTTGGAATACCTCCATTGGCTGAGATACCACCAGCTGCCCTGGGCCCTTACTCCAATGTTTGTCTCTGAGGGATTTCTCAAAAAACCCCGTCTGGCAgtctcagcctctcctggtACATAATGTGCTGCAGGCCCCAACCTTCTTTCTGGCCTCTGCTGGACTATCCACAGTCTATGAGGGTCCTTCTCATGCTGGGGAGACCCACACTAGACACAGCAGTCCTGATGTGGTCCCCAAATGGAGGTGAAGGGTCACTTCCCTGCTGGCTGTGAATTTGCTAATGCAGCCCAGGCTATGGCTGGCATTCTTGTCCCAAGGGCACACCGCTCCCTCCTGTCCCACTTCCTGTCCACCTGGACCCTTAAgaccttttctgcagagctgccttccagaCAGTCATCCCCAGCCTTGTCTGTTGCATGCAGGCAGATGTCCCAGCACAGCAACAAGATGAAGGTGGCATTTGTCTTGCTTGAACTTTGTGTGGGTTCACGGCAGCCCTTTTCACAAATTGCCTACGACATCCACCCCTTTCCTCATCCAAAGGGTCCATTGCGTCATCGTAAAAGGCATTCAGGTTGGTTAGGCACAATTTGCCATTGTTATGTTTGTGCTGGCAGTTCCCCAttcccttcttgtccttcaggTGCTTGGAAATGGCTTCCAGAAGGATTTGCTCCACCACCTTCCTAGGGACAGACTTGAgtctgaccagcctgtagtcCCCCGACCTTCCTTTTTGCTCTTCATGAAGATGGGTGGGATATTTGGCTATTCCCAAGCATCAGGAAGAGTCCAGACTGCTACAGCCTTTCCAGGGTGACAGAAGCAGCCATGCAATGACTTTGGCCAGCACCCTCAGAATCCTTGGGTGCAACTTGTCACATCTCATAGAGTCTTGTATGTCCAATCATACAAAGGAGATGTTGTAGAGTCATAGAAccataaaattgttttggttagaaaggacctttaagatcattgagtcgAATGAGCAatgccaagcccaccactaaaccatgtccctaagcaccacatctacaggtcttttaaatacctccagggatggtgactccaccacttccctgggcagcctgttccaatgtttggtAACCAATGTTTTGTAGGAGGTGTCTGCTACCGATCACCCAGCCAGGATGTAAGCATTGATGAGTTATTCTATAGGCAAGTAGGAGAAATTTCAggatcagtagcccttgttcttaTGGGAGATTTCAACCTCACAGATATCAACTGGGAATATCATACTGCTGAGATGAGCAGGTCTTGGAAATTTTTGAGGTTTGTAGGAGATAACTTCTTGTCACTGGTACtcagtgagccaactaggaaagaTGCCCTCCTAGATTTGCTATTTGTGAATAGAGAAGGACTCATGGGGGATGTGATGGTaggtggctgtcttggccacagtgatcatgaaatggttgAGTTAAAAATTTTCCatgtaacaggaaaaatagaCAGCAGAGTTGCTACTCTGGACTTCAGAAGAGCAAACTTTAAGCTATTCATGGAACTATTTAGCAGCATCccctgggaatctgcttttgaggCATCAGTCTTTAAGAACCATCTTTTAGGAGCACAGGAGCTGGCAATTCCACTGTGTCGGAAGTCAAGCAAGAGGGGCAAGAAGGccagcttggctgaacagggaactcCTCATGGAGTCAAGAGGAAAACCGAATTGTACGATCTCTGGAAGCAACGTCAGGCTTTGCAGGAGGATTACAGAGCCGTGGTTCGTATATGAAGGGAAAAGACATgaaaggccaaagctcaattagcGTTGAAACTGGTTGGTGTTGTGTCAGATaacaagaagggcttttttAACTGCGTTAATAGCAAGAGCAGgtctaaagaaaacatcagaCAGATACTTGTCTAAGATGGTCATCTGAGTAACAGGGATGAATAAAAAGCGGAGGCATTCgctgctttttttgcctcagtcttcaatAATACTGATAGACCTTGCGCTGTCCAGTCCCCTGAGTTGAAGTACCACAATTGTGGGAACAGTGACTCTCCATTTGTGGACAATTGCAGTCAGGGACCAGCTGTACCAGCTGAGTGCAGAGACCatgacagagctgctgtttgggGTGAGCCCTGGGCTGTGGCCCCACAGTAGTGAGCCCTAAGGTGGCCGTGGTGCCCTGAAcaccccagccagccccaggggGGATCATGTCCCACAGATCACCTCCCACATTGGTTaggaggcagctctgccctggcacaggGTGCAGAGCCGCTTGCTGGGGCACTCAGGACTGGGATTGCCCCTTTGCTGGCTCTGCCAGGACCCCAGTCTCCACgggctgttcctgctgctttgggCCCTCACAGACCCCAGCGCTGCTGTCACAGCCCCACAGCTGCGTCCTGCCTGGGCAGGGACTGTAGGGCCCCACGGCAGCCCTGGGATCCCCCCCTCCTGCTGCGttccagcccccagccctgccctcctgctgcctggaCAGGGCTGTCAGTGTGGGTTTGTGTCGGGGCAGTACCTGTGTGCAGGTGCAGGAGGGATGGGAGTGGGGGGCATGGGGGGAACTTTTCCTCAGAGGAGGGAGAGGCCAGGCGGAGGGAGAAAGGATCCCCATGAGATGTGGGCTGCAGCCCAAAGCCATCATCCAGCCCCTGGCCTGGAGAAGGGCCTGTCTGGGAGGATGCTCACGTGGGCACATTTCCCTGGCAGAGAGTGTTTTGTGTCCATCCCCTAAAGCAGGCACTGCTGGCACCTGAGCCAGGGTCCCTCTCCCTCGGCTGGGGCTTTCACCTGCTCCCATAGGCAGAGAAACATCTCACGCAGGAGACAGTCAGGGAGAAGGGTTTGATACTTGGGCAAGAACCTGGAGCCCAAactgccctccctgctcccactgGTGGGTCTCCACACCCCTCCAGCTCTTCCCCAATAGACTTCTTTACTGCAGGCTGGAAGGTGCGTTGGGTGTCCATGGCAGGGCTCCCTGCggggagcagccacagctgggtAGCACTgcaaacagaatcacaaaatcacagaatggttaagggttggaaggggcctctggagatcatctagtccaaccccctgccaaagcaggttcacctagagcatgttgcacagggtcgcgtccaggtgggttttgaatatctccagagaaggagactccccaccctccctgagcagcctgtgccagggctttatcaccctcaaagtaaagaagtttttcctcatattcagatggaacttcccatgtttcagttggtgccgttgccccttgtcctgtcactgggcaccacgga
Protein-coding sequences here:
- the LOC137677429 gene encoding olfactory receptor 9G19-like; this encodes MAEGERDNGTSSMDFVLLGIHDVPTLQNLLFLLLLMIYSATVLGNSLITLLVVADQHLHTPMYFFLGNLSSLETCYSSTILPRLLASFLTGDSSISAHSCMAQFYFFGSFLATECYLLAAMSYDRYLAICQPLLYASLMTWKVSLHLAAASWLGGSLLLVVVTVLLSQLQFCGPKAIDHFCCDFTPLLELACSDTRAVTLVSFIFGTLDVVFPFLLILVSYVCIIATILRIPSSTGRQKTFSTCSSHLTLVTIFYGTLFVVYMLPRRAPLRQLNKVFSFFYTILTPLLNPLIYSLRNREVREALGKMIRKVLACTQTSC